In one Silene latifolia isolate original U9 population chromosome 10, ASM4854445v1, whole genome shotgun sequence genomic region, the following are encoded:
- the LOC141608529 gene encoding putative F-box protein At3g58950, with amino-acid sequence MGCSDNKKIYRIQNLDRVSQLPDPIILSILSRLPLEDSARASILSKTRKNYCRLYPILYFDHNLFALQSLGSATEFGGGEPDFSQLRVMFMDDVDHRLTSARHLDSPIRKLALNIHDTDTFKEASNLLKKLILYSIDNDFACVKEVSVTELEKSSWNITMRDAYDTTWLMNLREFIVPLIGNKTIVSVNFKLPMATFERELVGAIEDSPRHNFSLLLELDYDEENVAALVDGILWIIRPTTFIINCQNYILCR; translated from the exons ATGGGGTGTTCTGACAATAAAAAGATTTATAGGATTCAGAATTTGGACCGGGTTTCACAATTACCGGACCCTATAATCCTTAGTATATTATCTCGTCTTCCATTAGAGGATTCTGCTCGAGCATCCATCTTATCTAAGACCAGGAAAAACTATTGCAGGCTATACCCCATTCTTTATTTCGATCATAACTTATTTGCATTACAATCCCTTGGTTCTGCAACTGAATTCGGTGGTGGAGAGCCTGATTTTAGTCAACTAAGGGTGATGTTTATGGATGATGTGGATCATCGGTTGACTAGTGCCAGACATCTAGATTCACCTATTCGGAAATTAGCACTGAAC ATACACGATACAGATACATTTAAAGAAGCTAGTAATCTTCTCAAGAAGTTAATTTTATATAGTATTGATAATGATTTCGCGTGTGTAAAGGAGGT ATCAGTGACTGAGCTAGAGAAGAGCAGCTGGAATATAACTATGAGGGACGCTTATGACACGACGTGGTTGATGAACCTGAGAGAATTTATCGTACCCTTAATCGGAAATAAGACCATTGTTTCCGTGAACTTCAAATTGCCAATG GCAACATTCGAACGTGAGCTAGTAGGAGCAATTGAAGATTCCCCGCGACACAATTTTTCCTTACTATTGGAGCTTGACTACGACGAGGAAAATGTAGCTGCTCTTGTGGATGGCATTCTTTGGATTATTCGTCCAACTACCTTCATTATCAATTGTCAAAATTATATATTATGTCGTTAA
- the LOC141606385 gene encoding receptor-like protein EIX2 — protein MSAHFFRGSYKHHLIVLFSVWLTYYSYHVGSFEVNKTHFQCVESERDALFHFKQGISVDHCGLLYSWGHTQDCCRWPGIRCDNQSGHVIGIKLPGSLSDLDFFGIAQSYNPCFEGNHISGTIPKCLYKLVSMSNIDGKSFEQLENYLPNGYGGDNTRVMWKRNEQTFAVSDSLRLLKGIDISNNKLEGHIPEGISSLVGLKFLNLSRNNLTGFIMPRIGQLTSLESLDLSHNHLTGEIPASLAQVSYLTTFDISDNNLTGKIPVGTQLQSFDASSYMGNPGLCGAPLPTCAGDEAPTITPNGYHKQDTKDDFMLGVYISVILGFIVGFWGVCGTLVVKRSWRHAYFRFYEDIKDRAYVIWVVNIARAWRRS, from the exons ATGAGTGCCCATTTCTTTCGTGGATCATATAAACACCATCTCATTGTACTCTTCAGTGTTTGGCTAACATACTATAGTTACCATGTTGGATCATTTGAGGTTAATAAAACCCACTTTCAATGTGTGGAGAGTGAGAGAGATGCTTTGTTTCACTTCAAACAGGGCATTAGTGTTGACCATTGTGGACTCCTCTATTCTTGGGGACACACTCAGGATTGCTGCCGATGGCCCGGTATTCGCTGTGACAACCAATCCGGTCATGTCATTGGTATCAAACTTCCTGGTTCTCTTTCCGATCTTGATTTCTTTGGCATTGCGCAATCCTACAATCCTTGTTTTGAAG GCAATCACATCTCTGGTACTATTCCAAAATGTTTATACAAACTGGTAAGCATGTCTAATATAGATGGCAAGTCCTTTGAACAGCTGGAAAATTATCTACCCAATGGTTACGGCGGTGATAATACACGCGTGATGTGGAAAAGAAATGAACAGACATTTGCTGTCAGTGATTCATTAAGATTACTTAAAGGCATTGACATTTCCAACAATAAGCTAGAAGGTCATATTCCAGAAGGTATATCAAGTCTTGTTGGATTAAAATTCTTAAATCTATCACGAAACAATCTTACCGGTTTTATTATGCCAAGAATAGGTCAACTAACCTCTTTGGAGTCACTTGATTTATCACATAACCATCTTACCGGAGAAATCCCAGCAAGTTTGGCTCAAGTTAGCTATCTAACGACATTCGATATTTCCGACAATAACTTGACGGGGAAGATTCCAGTCGGTACCCAATTGCAAAGCTTTGATGCATCAAGTTACATGGGAAATCCTGGGCTTTGCGGAGCACCGCTCCCTACATGTGCTGGAGATGAAGCACCCACCATCACGCCAAATGGTTACCACAAGCAAGACACGAAAGACGACTTTATGCTGGGAGTTTACATAAGTGTGATCCTTGGATTCATCGTAGGATTTTGGGGAGTGTGTGGCACTTTAGTTGTGAAGAGATCTTGGAGACATGCCTATTTCCGATTCTACGAAGATATTAAAGACAGGGCGTATGTTATATGGGTTGTTAACATAGCTAGAGCTTGGAGGAGATCTTAA